The following coding sequences are from one Primulina eburnea isolate SZY01 chromosome 15, ASM2296580v1, whole genome shotgun sequence window:
- the LOC140815562 gene encoding uncharacterized protein, with the protein MLHQYSDGVRCRVFLGTLVRSAQQWFNTLQPNSIQSFEDFATAFLHRFASSKRHQKNYLSLFVMKQQEAETLREFVQRFNSAALEIPAATPRHHDKRLYPRAEGGEFFKSLVKRPPSSYDYLLAQAEKYVNLEDAQRHKRMEQRPGGGRVERAERGGRKRGAEENEEDKARDRRQFSSHVSLDRSRDKVMEVKESEGRWEKSQRVECSARLTSRDIREGSSSRSRQRSHSFHRRGQVPPWTSQRIEVQRGEGRCQDVPQEPVEPRKGMNEDNHPTRGMIHMISGGATDGDSGRPRKAHGRRLENFEISRGADLSQDPVISFEPEDLRGIVTPHNDALVVRATIANYDVTRIFIDNGSSVNVLFKSTLDQMKMGGLEFEPVSTPLYGFAEHVILPLGQIVLPLSLGTDPRRVTKMIAFTVVDTPSAYSGILGRPSLKEFRAVASSYHQKLKFPVGKGVGVLRGDQKVARRCYERIVKEEEKRGHEHSHGSLSSVLQL; encoded by the coding sequence ATGTTGCACCAATATTCAGATGGGGTCAGGTGCAGGGTGTTCCTGGGCACGTTGGTGAGGTCAGCCCAACAATGGTTTAATACCCTGCAGCCCAACTCCATACAGTCTTTTGAGGATTTTGCTACAGCTTTCTTgcacagatttgccagtagcaAGAGGCATCAGAAGAATTATTTGAGCCTGTTTGTGATGAAACAACAAGAGGCTGAAACCTTGCGGGAGTTTGTCCAGCGCTTCAACAGCGCAGCGTTGGAAATACCAGCGGCTACCCCCCGACATCATGATAAGCGCCTTTACCCAAGGGCTGAGGGGGGAGAATTCTTCAAATCGCTGGTCAAGAGACCTCCGTCGAGCTATGATTACTTGTTAGCTCAGGcggaaaaatatgtaaatctaGAGGATGCCCAGCGGCACAAGAGGATGGAGCAGCGGCCTGGGGGAGGAAGAGTTGAGAGAGCGGAGAGAGGAGGAAGGAAGAGGGGTGCAGAGGAAAATGAGGAGGATAAAGCTAGGGACAGAAGACAATTCTCATCACATGTTTCTCTGGATAGGAGTCGTGACAAGGTGATGGAAGTGAAGGAGTCCGAGGGGAGGTGGGAGAAGTCGCAAAGAGTTGAGTGCAGTGCTAGATTGACTTCGCGGGATATACGAGAAGGATCCTCATCCAGGAGCCGACAGAGGTCTCACTCGTTCCATAGGCGTGGTCAAGTCCCTCCATGGACAAGTCAGAGGATCGAGGTGCAGAGAGGGGAAGGTCGATGTCAAGATGTCCCTCAGGAGCCCGTCGAACCGAGGAAGGGAATGAATGAGGATAACCACCCTacgagaggaatgattcatatgatctcggggggtgctactgatggaGACTCGGGGCGACCTCGGAAGGCACATGGGAGAAGGTTGGAGAACTTTGAGATATCTAGGGGTGCAGACTTATCACAAGACCCCGTCATCAGCTTTGAGCCGGAAGACCTTCGAGGCATTGTGACTCCAcataacgatgccttggtggtAAGGGCCACCATTGccaattatgatgtgacgagaatatttattgataatggGAGCTCCGTGAACGTCTTGTTCAAGAGCACGTTGGATCAAATGAAGATGGGAGGACTTGAGTTTGAGCCGGTATCCACCCCGCTGTATGGGTTTGCAGAACACGTCATCTTGCCTTTGGGTCAGATTGTTCTTCCCCTATCCTTGGGGACTGATCCTCGGCGGGTAACAAAGATGATAGCCTTCACTGTAGTAGATACCCCGTCAGCGTATAGTGGAATTCTAGGACGACCATCCCTGAAGGAATTTAGAGCAGTAGCTTCCAGTTATCATCAGAAGCTTAAGTTTCCTGTGGGAAAAGGAGTTGGAGTCCTGCGCGGGGACCAAAAAGTCGCACGTCGTTGTTATGAAAGAATCGTGaaggaagaagaaaagagaggTCACGAACATTCGCATGGAAGCTTGAGCTCAGTCTTGCAGTTGTAG